In the genome of Rhizophagus irregularis chromosome 22, complete sequence, one region contains:
- a CDS encoding uncharacterized protein (SECRETED:cutsite_VNA-DD; SECRETED:prob_0.7734); SECRETED:SignalP(1-29): MIFRYVFKLKSFLIFFFFLYVLSNIIVNADDTNELRVDNNKRDVLPESNTFAERGEITEVTEVVDKVDENAESQLVKVEAEDPDLVGSVLDINLKEANKVQAGIKPSTPILSFEDTKSLLMSTMMIGVSELGDKTFFIAAIMAMKNSRFIVFSAAFCSLILMSVLSAALGYALPNLIPREYMNYLASLLFLCFGIKMGFEGYNMSGEEAEHEMEEISEELLEKDEIERIESAETGGVADETNNSSFKEGLVNLCQFIFSPVFVQTFILTFLAEWGDRSQIATIALAAAQNVYLVTMGVIIGHGFCTCLAVVGGKFLAAKISVKTVTIIGSILFIAFSIIYFYEEMTKIN; this comes from the exons atgatATTTCGATACGTATTCAAATTGaagtcatttttaattttctttttctttttatacgtattatcaaatataattgTTAATGCTGATGATACTAATGAACTTCgagttgataataataaaagagatGTTTTACCGGAATCTAATACTTTTGCAGAAAGAGGTGAAATAACCGAGGTAACTGAGGTAGTTGACAAAGTAGATGAGAATGCTGAG tCACAATTAGTTAAAGTTGAAGCGGAAGATCCTGATCTTGTTGGATCAGTACTTGATATTAATCTTAAAGAAGCAAATAAAGTTCAAGCTGGAATTAAACCAAGTACACCTATTCTTAGTTTTGAGGAtacaaaatcattattaatgaGTACAATGATGATTGGTGTATCAGAATTAGGagataaaactttttttatagcgGCTATAATGGCAATGAAAAATTCTAgatttatagtattttctgctgctttttgttCATTAATCCTGATGTCAGTTCTTTCAGCTGCTTTAGGTTACGCTTTACCAAATTTAATTCCACGTGAATATATGAATTATCTTGcttcacttttatttttatgttttggTATCAAAATGGGGTTTGAAGGTTATAATATGTCTGGTGAAGAAGCTGAACATGAAATGGAAGAAATATCagaagaattattagaaaaagatgaaattgaaCGTATCGAATCCGCTGAAACTGGTGGTGTAGCTGATGAAACAAATAATTCGAGCTTTAAAGAAGGATTGGTTAATTTATGTCAATTTATATTCTCTCCCGTTTTTGTTCAAACTTTTATACTCACATTCTTGGCAGAATGGGGTGATCGTTCTCAAATTGCAACAATCGCATTAGCTGCTGCACAG AATGTTTACCTTGTAACAATGGGTGTTATTATTGGTCATGGGTTTTGCACATGTCTTGCAGTTGTTGGGGGAAAATTTTTGGCCGCAAAAATTTCTGTTAAAACag ttaCGATTATTGGTTCAATTCTTTTCATAgcattttcaattatatatttttatgaggAAATgactaaaattaattaa